One genomic window of bacterium includes the following:
- a CDS encoding ferredoxin, with protein MKAKVNKELCTGDGLCVETCPDVFEMEGDTARVKVETVPEKLKDKCKEAAEGCPAEAISIEE; from the coding sequence ATGAAAGCAAAAGTCAATAAGGAACTGTGCACGGGTGACGGGCTTTGTGTCGAAACCTGCCCCGATGTTTTTGAAATGGAAGGTGACACAGCCAGGGTAAAAGTAGAAACAGTCCCTGAAAAGCTCAAAGATAAATGCAAAGAAGCGGCCGAGGGATGCCCGGCAGAAGCTATTTCAATTGAGGAATAA
- a CDS encoding TIGR01777 family oxidoreductase — MKIIVTGATGFIGSALCKRLHKNGDKVTALTRNADKGRETLGDIAEIIVWDSSSSDVLANCMEGADGIINLTGENVGSGIWTHEKKRLIRESRVNAGKAILEAVKKVERKPKVLIQASAAGYYGTHGDEIIDESFPAGTGFLSGVAVDWEDSTKGVEYLNVRRVIIRTGIVLGENGGAFPRLKTSFHLFLGGHMGSGKQWFPWIHIDDEVEAIHFLLNRKDLKGIYNLTAPNPLIMKDFCHILGEVMNRPSALSIPGFVLRILMGEMAREMLLSGQRAYPKRLIESGYKFLYPDAKEALQEILNKSK; from the coding sequence ATGAAAATTATAGTTACAGGGGCGACTGGTTTTATCGGCAGTGCTTTGTGCAAGAGATTGCATAAAAACGGGGATAAAGTTACAGCACTTACGCGGAATGCCGACAAAGGGAGGGAAACATTAGGAGATATTGCGGAAATTATTGTCTGGGACAGCAGTTCATCTGATGTCCTTGCAAATTGTATGGAAGGCGCAGATGGTATTATTAATCTTACAGGAGAAAATGTAGGCTCCGGTATTTGGACCCACGAGAAGAAGCGTTTAATAAGAGAAAGCAGGGTTAACGCCGGGAAGGCCATCCTGGAGGCAGTTAAAAAAGTTGAAAGAAAACCAAAGGTTCTAATCCAGGCTTCAGCGGCTGGATATTATGGAACACACGGGGATGAGATTATAGATGAATCATTTCCTGCCGGGACAGGTTTTTTATCCGGTGTGGCAGTAGATTGGGAGGATTCAACAAAGGGAGTTGAATATCTTAATGTCCGCCGGGTGATTATAAGAACAGGGATTGTTCTCGGAGAAAATGGCGGGGCATTCCCTAGACTTAAGACGTCATTCCATTTATTTTTGGGCGGGCACATGGGGAGCGGCAAACAATGGTTCCCGTGGATACATATTGATGACGAAGTCGAAGCCATTCATTTTTTGTTAAATAGAAAAGACCTTAAAGGTATTTATAATCTAACAGCTCCTAATCCTTTGATAATGAAGGATTTTTGCCATATTTTAGGAGAGGTAATGAACCGCCCGTCGGCTTTATCAATACCCGGTTTTGTTTTGCGTATACTTATGGGTGAAATGGCCAGGGAGATGCTTTTATCAGGACAGAGGGCATATCCTAAGCGGCTGATTGAATCAGGATATAAATTCCTGTATCCTGATGCGAAAGAGGCGCTCCAGGAGATATTAAACAAAAGTAAATAA
- the glnA gene encoding type I glutamate--ammonia ligase, translated as MAKKTKDDILRLIKENKVKFIKLWFTDVLGFLKGFAITIDELDRALEDGMGFDGSSIEGFARIEESDMVAKPDLDTFKILPWRCEEDYNVAVMFCDIYEPSGRPFEGDPRYVLKRNIERAREKGFTYYVGPELEYFYFKNSENPNPLDQGGYFDLAPLDVAQDLRRDTILMLQSLGIEVEYSHHEVAPSQHEIDLRYNDALTMADNVMVYRLVVKEVARRHNVYATFMPKPIFGINGSGMHVHQSLFQGSKNAFFDAKGEYHLSDTGQSYTAGLLKHAPEITSITSQWVNSYKRLVPGYEAPVYICWAQMNRSALIRIPMYKPGKEKSTRIEYRSPDPSCNPYLAFSVMLASGLEGIEKKYKLAGPSTDNIYHMTSEQREKSGIKSLPEDLLEAIRITEKSKLVKDCLGDKMFEYFIRNKKMEWDEYKMQVTEYEIKKYLQIL; from the coding sequence CGAATTAGACCGTGCCCTTGAAGACGGAATGGGATTTGACGGTTCCTCTATTGAAGGTTTTGCAAGGATAGAAGAGTCTGATATGGTAGCAAAACCGGATCTCGACACATTTAAGATTTTACCATGGAGATGTGAAGAAGATTATAATGTCGCGGTCATGTTTTGTGATATTTATGAGCCAAGCGGCCGGCCGTTTGAAGGAGACCCAAGATATGTATTGAAAAGAAATATAGAAAGAGCCAGGGAAAAAGGATTTACATATTATGTCGGGCCAGAATTGGAATATTTTTATTTCAAGAATTCTGAAAATCCAAATCCCCTTGACCAGGGCGGTTACTTTGATTTGGCGCCCCTGGATGTGGCCCAGGACTTGAGGAGAGATACTATTCTGATGCTCCAGTCTTTGGGTATCGAGGTTGAATACAGCCATCACGAAGTAGCGCCCAGCCAGCATGAAATCGACTTGAGGTATAACGATGCGCTCACAATGGCAGATAATGTGATGGTATACCGTTTGGTTGTTAAAGAGGTGGCGCGCAGGCACAATGTTTATGCCACATTTATGCCAAAACCAATATTTGGCATTAATGGTTCAGGTATGCATGTTCATCAATCCTTATTCCAGGGGTCTAAAAATGCCTTTTTTGACGCGAAAGGAGAATATCATCTTTCAGATACCGGGCAGTCATATACCGCGGGATTACTAAAACATGCCCCTGAAATTACATCCATAACAAGCCAGTGGGTTAATTCATATAAAAGGCTGGTACCGGGTTATGAGGCACCTGTATATATATGCTGGGCGCAGATGAACCGTTCAGCCCTTATTCGTATTCCTATGTATAAGCCTGGTAAAGAAAAATCCACCCGTATTGAATACAGGTCTCCTGATCCGTCGTGTAATCCTTATCTCGCCTTTTCCGTGATGCTTGCCTCCGGACTGGAAGGTATTGAAAAAAAATATAAACTGGCGGGGCCTTCGACTGATAATATTTATCACATGACTTCGGAACAAAGGGAAAAATCCGGGATAAAATCCCTGCCGGAGGATTTACTGGAGGCAATAAGAATTACGGAAAAGAGCAAACTTGTTAAAGATTGCCTGGGTGACAAGATGTTTGAATATTTTATACGAAACAAAAAGATGGAATGGGATGAGTATAAGATGCAGGTCACGGAATATGAGATAAAAAAATATTTGCAAATATTATAA
- a CDS encoding GAF and ANTAR domain-containing protein, whose product MQKKKENYQIYIKQIEALSKIASLITSGLYMEELLRLVVHVTAEIMNSKISSLMLLDPQKNELVVKATQSISEEYNKKDNIKLGEGIAGLVARDNKPLCVLDVKGDSRYLNQDIARKEGLCSLASVPLAVKGRVIGVLNCYTSRKHKFTKHEMDILNALASQAAVAIENAELDMRVRTAEEALTARKNIERAKDVLSQDLNISSSEAYKLIQKQSMDTRKSMREIAEAIILAKSIKSATK is encoded by the coding sequence ATGCAGAAAAAAAAGGAAAATTACCAGATTTATATTAAACAAATTGAAGCGCTTTCAAAGATTGCAAGCCTTATAACATCCGGTTTGTATATGGAGGAGCTTTTGCGCCTGGTTGTTCATGTTACCGCAGAAATAATGAACTCCAAAATTTCTTCTTTGATGCTTTTAGACCCTCAAAAAAATGAGCTGGTTGTAAAAGCAACACAGTCTATCTCGGAAGAATACAATAAAAAAGACAATATAAAACTGGGAGAGGGTATTGCGGGCCTTGTCGCGCGGGACAACAAACCCCTGTGTGTCCTGGATGTCAAGGGAGACAGCCGTTATTTAAATCAGGATATTGCGAGAAAAGAGGGGCTTTGTTCCCTGGCGAGTGTTCCACTGGCAGTGAAAGGGCGCGTTATAGGCGTGTTAAACTGTTACACCTCACGAAAACATAAATTCACAAAACATGAAATGGACATTTTAAACGCCCTCGCGAGCCAGGCCGCTGTCGCGATTGAAAATGCGGAATTAGATATGAGGGTCCGTACAGCGGAAGAGGCGCTGACCGCACGTAAAAATATTGAAAGGGCAAAAGATGTCCTCTCACAGGATTTAAATATTTCCTCATCAGAAGCATATAAATTAATTCAAAAACAAAGCATGGATACCCGAAAATCCATGCGGGAAATTGCTGAAGCCATAATACTCGCGAAGAGTATTAAAAGCGCTACAAAATAA